A genome region from Tolypothrix sp. PCC 7712 includes the following:
- a CDS encoding 1,2-dihydroxy-3-keto-5-methylthiopentene dioxygenase: MATLLLDNGTIESDLDEIVRELSPLGIELKHYDPGTSLLFPHLIEQDTITESEKRYILELHNSVFEFLQQENGYLWCDLLNMHPGSPHLEILIATYNRYHTHTATEPIYVLAGEMIFGFVKPDGNQIQLLIESQDYLVIPAGVEHWCSPNAALNFKAIRYFTTAEGWLPTYTGTQLSDSMNKPR; the protein is encoded by the coding sequence ATGGCTACTCTATTGCTTGATAACGGTACAATCGAGAGTGATTTAGATGAGATAGTCCGTGAACTTTCCCCTCTGGGAATTGAGTTGAAACACTACGATCCGGGTACATCGCTGCTTTTTCCCCATTTAATCGAACAAGATACTATCACTGAGTCTGAGAAGCGCTACATTTTAGAACTTCATAATAGTGTCTTTGAGTTTCTCCAACAGGAAAATGGCTATCTCTGGTGTGATTTGCTGAATATGCATCCAGGTTCGCCGCATCTTGAGATACTAATTGCAACTTACAACCGTTATCACACCCATACTGCTACTGAACCCATCTATGTTTTGGCTGGAGAGATGATTTTTGGTTTTGTCAAACCTGATGGGAACCAGATACAGCTTTTAATTGAGTCTCAAGATTATCTGGTGATTCCGGCTGGTGTTGAGCATTGGTGTAGCCCGAATGCTGCTTTGAATTTTAAAGCAATACGCTATTTTACAACCGCAGAAGGTTGGTTACCTACTTACACAGGTACTCAGTTAAGCGATTCGATGAACAAGCCGCGCTAA
- a CDS encoding pentapeptide repeat-containing protein has protein sequence MKTNEMSLIKTNELTSLVLSITLIFILSLILILLFFFSLHGLPTEEKITAVTKVMAIIAIFAWAMAITINAYNTSRLSLGIDQSTLGQILSKVMAWEKKVEMGINYTQSNVQELDTERFYQAIKHLGNDKIETRFAAIYELERIARDFPKNHWTIMEILAAFIRENAPARRDSENNLPEKLPTDIQTALTVIGRRNAQYDLANKKLDLRDIDISNADLMEANLSGVILIGANLQWVNFIGANLSGANLTEANLCGAVLYEANLHKAILPEANLQEAVLRKVDLAKAILYEADLQGAMLYDANLQDAVLYNANLEDAILCDTNLAGANLEGCNLSGANLIGSNLQGAKLIGANLEAVLLSTANLQEANLYEANLEEANFYEANLKYATLTGANLNQAIFQKAKMFGCDLTKCENLESQQLELALGDRTTILPENLEIPAHWCQNLVDCSVSDSET, from the coding sequence ATGAAGACTAATGAGATGTCTTTGATCAAGACTAATGAACTCACTAGTTTGGTGCTATCTATCACACTTATATTTATTCTCTCATTAATTTTAATTCTTCTATTCTTTTTTAGTCTTCATGGTTTGCCAACTGAGGAAAAAATCACAGCAGTAACTAAGGTGATGGCAATCATTGCTATATTTGCTTGGGCAATGGCTATTACCATTAATGCTTATAATACCTCGAGGTTATCTCTGGGAATTGATCAGAGTACATTAGGACAAATACTTTCAAAAGTAATGGCGTGGGAGAAAAAAGTAGAAATGGGTATTAATTACACCCAATCAAATGTTCAAGAGTTGGATACAGAAAGATTTTATCAAGCAATTAAACATTTAGGTAATGACAAAATAGAAACTAGATTTGCTGCGATATATGAGCTAGAAAGAATTGCTCGCGATTTCCCTAAAAATCATTGGACAATTATGGAAATTCTGGCTGCTTTTATTCGCGAAAATGCTCCAGCGCGCCGAGATAGTGAAAATAATTTACCAGAAAAACTGCCTACAGATATTCAAACAGCACTTACCGTTATTGGTAGGCGGAATGCACAATACGATTTAGCTAATAAAAAACTCGATTTACGCGATATCGATATTAGTAACGCTGACTTAATGGAAGCGAATCTTTCTGGAGTCATTTTAATTGGAGCGAATTTGCAATGGGTAAACTTCATCGGAGCAAATTTATCTGGAGCTAACTTAACGGAAGCTAATCTCTGTGGTGCGGTGCTGTATGAAGCCAATTTGCATAAGGCGATACTTCCAGAAGCAAATCTCCAAGAAGCTGTACTGAGAAAAGTTGATTTAGCGAAAGCAATTCTCTATGAAGCTGATTTGCAAGGAGCAATGCTATATGATGCTAATTTGCAAGACGCAGTTCTTTATAACGCTAATTTAGAAGATGCTATTCTTTGCGACACAAATTTAGCAGGAGCAAACTTAGAAGGATGCAACCTATCAGGAGCCAACCTCATTGGTAGTAACTTGCAAGGTGCAAAATTGATTGGTGCCAACTTAGAAGCCGTACTATTAAGTACAGCAAATCTTCAAGAAGCCAACCTTTATGAGGCCAATTTAGAAGAAGCAAACTTCTATGAAGCTAATCTCAAATATGCTACCCTCACCGGAGCTAACCTGAATCAAGCAATATTTCAAAAAGCTAAGATGTTTGGTTGTGACTTAACAAAATGTGAAAATCTGGAATCACAGCAACTAGAATTAGCGTTAGGCGATCGCACAACTATTTTGCCAGAAAATTTGGAAATTCCTGCACATTGGTGTCAAAATTTAGTTGACTGTTCAGTATCTGATTCCGAAACTTGA
- a CDS encoding DNA polymerase beta superfamily protein gives MKRIVVEQRSILIGLAGSHGYGLNRPDSDFDYRGIFIAPKRYYLGFDRIEQKENGWDEPGIFSFLDNNKDTVIYELRKILQLLAGANPNVLELLWLGNYPVLTPVGEHLIKHKQLFLSKKVKHTYSGYAFAQIKKMETHRKWLLNPPQKKPLPSDFGIEDELPLVKDDLNAFLEYLYLLIRGRIEFLEEAEQLYQLLTADIDFKGMLKQYTLPDETLEYTQKLTNSRKDFIRLLQKSQNYQIALREWKAYLSWQENRNPIRAEMERKSGFDLKHGMHCIRLLRSGLEILQQGEIIVDRRIAGDVDDLKAILHGDYSYEQVMKMAEELVAKMETAYTQSTLRHKPDLERINELCMELVEMQGWGEESETCN, from the coding sequence ATGAAAAGAATAGTAGTTGAACAAAGAAGCATTCTGATTGGCTTGGCGGGTAGCCACGGCTATGGATTGAATCGTCCTGATTCTGACTTTGATTATCGGGGTATATTTATCGCCCCTAAAAGGTATTATCTGGGATTTGATCGCATAGAACAAAAAGAAAATGGTTGGGATGAACCAGGAATATTTTCTTTTTTGGATAATAATAAAGATACTGTGATTTACGAATTACGTAAAATCCTACAGTTATTAGCTGGAGCTAATCCCAATGTTTTAGAATTGCTGTGGTTAGGTAACTATCCTGTACTAACTCCAGTTGGCGAACATTTAATTAAACACAAACAACTATTTTTATCTAAAAAAGTAAAACATACATATTCTGGTTACGCTTTTGCCCAAATTAAAAAGATGGAAACTCATCGCAAGTGGTTATTAAATCCGCCACAAAAGAAACCACTACCATCTGATTTTGGCATAGAAGACGAATTACCTTTAGTTAAAGATGATTTAAATGCTTTTTTGGAATATCTCTATTTATTAATTCGAGGCAGAATTGAATTTTTAGAAGAAGCTGAACAGTTATACCAACTGTTGACAGCAGATATTGATTTTAAAGGAATGCTCAAACAGTATACTTTACCCGATGAAACTCTAGAATATACTCAAAAGCTAACCAATAGCCGTAAAGATTTTATTCGCTTGCTGCAAAAAAGCCAAAATTATCAAATTGCTTTACGAGAATGGAAAGCCTACTTGTCATGGCAAGAAAATAGAAATCCCATTAGAGCCGAAATGGAAAGAAAGTCTGGTTTCGACTTGAAGCATGGTATGCACTGCATTAGATTGCTACGCAGTGGCTTAGAAATTTTACAGCAAGGAGAAATAATTGTAGATAGAAGGATAGCGGGTGATGTTGATGATTTAAAAGCTATTCTTCACGGAGATTATTCTTATGAGCAGGTGATGAAAATGGCAGAGGAATTAGTAGCAAAAATGGAAACTGCTTATACTCAATCAACACTGCGTCACAAACCTGATTTGGAAAGAATTAATGAATTATGTATGGAATTAGTAGAAATGCAAGGATGGGGTGAAGAGTCAGAAACTTGCAACTAA
- a CDS encoding pentapeptide repeat-containing protein, whose translation MSANKTGVILNWLIVITVIFALLLSLIIFALSQIRGLSVQQQIEYTIQALATTAIIFLGLGLIVNAYYGAKRAQALQKSAIAAEKSVELGIQNAKLSQDRLIAERFMTAIAQLGHQKTETRTGAIYALERVAQEFPTEHWTIMEILTAFIRENAPIGEGEQLREEDIAVLNYEQQKRENNRTQQSVSNYYDESPKIRTDIQVALTVIGRRNYLEDKVNQTLDLRNTDVRRADLLGANLERVDLRGANLSSADLRGANLANANLSSAKLLKSILYEANLFKANLRGANLSWVNLNRANLAGANLRGANLTGASLRAANLQGANLYKANLQQATLKVANLAGAKLFLANLQGAKLGKANLQLTGLIGANLHGANLNGANLCGANLNAAKLQQTEIFFANLSEASLAEADLYQANLIGANLSKAMLYEANLHSANLMGANFLDTNLCDVKLEGAILTGAKNLELQQITLAVGDRTTRLPDYVETPTHWRQSG comes from the coding sequence ATGTCTGCTAACAAGACAGGCGTAATCTTGAATTGGTTGATAGTTATAACAGTTATATTTGCTCTCTTATTGAGTTTAATTATCTTTGCATTGTCCCAAATTCGAGGATTGTCTGTTCAACAACAAATAGAATACACAATTCAAGCATTAGCTACTACTGCAATTATTTTCCTAGGATTAGGATTAATCGTTAATGCTTATTATGGCGCAAAGCGTGCCCAGGCTTTACAAAAAAGTGCGATCGCAGCCGAAAAAAGTGTTGAACTTGGCATTCAAAATGCCAAACTAAGTCAAGATAGGCTGATTGCAGAACGCTTTATGACAGCTATTGCACAGTTGGGACATCAAAAAACGGAAACTCGTACAGGTGCAATTTATGCTTTAGAAAGAGTCGCGCAGGAATTTCCCACAGAACATTGGACAATTATGGAAATCCTCACGGCTTTTATTCGCGAGAATGCTCCCATTGGTGAAGGAGAGCAATTAAGAGAAGAAGATATAGCCGTCTTAAATTATGAGCAGCAAAAGCGAGAAAATAATCGTACACAGCAATCTGTATCTAACTACTATGATGAGTCACCAAAAATTCGCACAGATATTCAAGTAGCATTGACAGTCATTGGTAGACGTAATTATTTAGAAGACAAAGTTAATCAAACACTAGATTTACGCAACACAGATGTTAGACGTGCAGACTTACTGGGAGCTAATTTAGAACGGGTAGATTTGCGGGGAGCTAATTTATCTAGTGCAGATTTGCGGGGAGCTAATTTAGCTAATGCTAATTTGAGTAGCGCAAAACTCTTAAAATCGATTCTTTATGAAGCCAATTTATTCAAAGCTAACCTTCGAGGAGCTAACCTTTCTTGGGTAAACTTGAATCGCGCTAACTTGGCTGGAGCTAATCTCCGTGGTGCTAACCTCACAGGTGCAAGTCTACGCGCAGCTAATTTGCAAGGAGCTAACCTTTATAAAGCTAACTTACAACAAGCAACTTTAAAAGTTGCTAACCTGGCTGGCGCTAAATTATTTTTAGCTAATTTGCAAGGAGCAAAACTCGGAAAAGCTAACCTGCAATTAACAGGTTTAATTGGAGCCAATCTGCATGGCGCAAATTTGAATGGAGCCAATCTTTGTGGTGCTAACCTGAATGCAGCTAAACTCCAGCAGACAGAGATATTTTTTGCCAATCTTTCAGAAGCTAGTTTAGCAGAAGCTGACCTGTATCAAGCGAACCTGATAGGAGCTAACCTTTCTAAAGCCATGCTCTATGAAGCCAATCTCCACAGCGCTAACCTGATGGGAGCTAACTTTTTAGATACCAATCTTTGTGATGTCAAACTAGAAGGCGCAATTTTGACAGGTGCAAAAAACTTAGAATTACAACAAATTACACTGGCAGTGGGCGATCGCACAACCCGCCTTCCAGATTATGTGGAAACTCCAACCCATTGGCGACAATCTGGCTAA
- a CDS encoding iron uptake porin produces the protein MKRYLLASAGGAGLLWVFCGLLPVKALSILERTNTNIAPEADGSSYQESDVHDSNSANNVASKLIVADGTNQKQTNEDLGNNPAANSSPSITAPSQNSSQPSNALAQVTSVSQLSDVQPTDWAFQALQSLVERYGCIAGYPNSTYRGNRAMTRYEFAAGLNACLERVNELIATATTDLVKKEDLATLQKLQEEFSAELATLRGRVDALEARTTELEANQFSTTTKLNGEAIIAAVGASGGAPGRSDPNIMLVNRVRLNLTTSFTGKDLLITGLQAHNFLGGATGEGSLQNSLGLASPILSSSSARTSFEPQFPGLNVKDLSSVSANSLQLYKLLYIFPVSDKLTLFAGTAAETSDAFPTITPFYGEGQESISRFASLNPVLRVSGGTSGSGLASAAGFIFNISPNLDFRALYGSVNANLPAKSAAEVLPGVSTTPLGSGLFSGSNVIAAQLTFKPSRSLDIGLNYSHSYHEINILGTGLISGDIGALAGVGAGTPVTLNSVGGTVTWQFSPKIAFSAYGAALFVDDSSNSVNAATTFTSWMVGVHFKDLFNAGNTAGIIFGQPLFRADASGAAVLTPAGENRATPYHLEAYYRFKVSDNISITPGAFVLFNPEGNSRNETTTVGVLRTTFTF, from the coding sequence ATGAAAAGATATCTACTAGCTTCTGCTGGTGGAGCAGGTCTGCTATGGGTATTTTGCGGTTTATTACCCGTCAAAGCGCTGAGTATTTTAGAGCGCACAAATACAAATATAGCCCCGGAAGCGGATGGTAGTAGCTATCAAGAAAGTGATGTTCATGATAGTAATTCAGCCAATAATGTTGCTAGTAAATTGATAGTAGCTGATGGGACTAATCAGAAACAAACCAATGAAGATTTAGGTAATAATCCTGCTGCTAATTCTTCACCATCAATCACAGCACCATCGCAAAATTCATCTCAACCATCAAACGCGCTTGCTCAAGTAACATCTGTATCCCAACTCTCTGATGTTCAACCAACTGATTGGGCATTTCAAGCACTACAATCTTTGGTTGAGCGTTATGGTTGTATTGCAGGTTATCCCAATAGCACCTATCGCGGTAATCGAGCGATGACTCGCTATGAATTTGCAGCTGGCTTAAATGCTTGTTTAGAACGAGTCAATGAACTAATCGCTACTGCAACTACTGATTTGGTCAAAAAAGAAGATTTAGCCACCTTGCAAAAGCTGCAAGAGGAATTTTCTGCGGAATTGGCAACATTGCGGGGTCGAGTTGATGCTTTAGAAGCGCGCACAACAGAACTGGAAGCCAATCAGTTTTCTACTACCACCAAACTCAATGGTGAGGCCATTATCGCGGCTGTGGGAGCTAGCGGTGGCGCTCCTGGTAGGAGTGACCCGAATATCATGTTAGTCAATAGGGTGCGGTTAAATCTGACCACTAGTTTTACAGGTAAAGATTTATTAATTACAGGGTTGCAAGCGCATAATTTTTTAGGTGGAGCTACTGGTGAAGGTAGTTTGCAAAACAGCTTGGGGTTAGCTTCACCGATATTGAGTTCTAGTAGTGCGCGTACTAGTTTTGAACCGCAGTTTCCTGGGCTGAACGTTAAGGACTTGTCGAGTGTTAGTGCGAACAGTTTACAGCTTTATAAATTGCTGTATATCTTTCCCGTCAGCGATAAATTAACTTTATTTGCAGGAACTGCGGCGGAAACATCTGATGCTTTTCCCACCATTACACCTTTTTATGGTGAGGGACAAGAATCAATTTCTCGGTTTGCTAGCCTGAATCCGGTGTTACGTGTCTCTGGTGGAACTTCGGGTTCTGGTTTAGCATCGGCGGCGGGATTTATTTTTAATATTTCTCCCAATCTGGATTTCAGAGCTTTATATGGTAGCGTCAACGCCAACTTACCTGCAAAATCTGCTGCTGAAGTGCTCCCAGGAGTTTCTACTACACCTTTAGGGTCTGGTTTGTTTAGTGGTAGTAATGTCATAGCTGCACAGTTAACTTTCAAGCCTAGCCGTAGTCTAGACATTGGCTTAAACTACTCTCACAGCTATCACGAAATCAATATCTTAGGTACCGGATTAATTAGTGGTGATATTGGCGCTTTAGCTGGTGTGGGGGCGGGGACACCAGTCACGCTCAACTCTGTGGGTGGTACAGTAACATGGCAATTTTCTCCCAAAATAGCCTTCTCTGCCTATGGGGCAGCACTATTTGTTGATGATTCATCTAATAGTGTCAATGCTGCTACTACTTTTACCAGCTGGATGGTGGGGGTTCATTTTAAAGATTTATTCAATGCTGGAAATACTGCGGGTATTATTTTTGGTCAGCCACTTTTTCGTGCTGATGCTAGTGGTGCTGCTGTACTTACCCCAGCAGGCGAAAATCGAGCTACGCCTTACCATTTAGAAGCGTATTATCGGTTTAAAGTTAGTGACAATATTAGTATTACCCCTGGTGCGTTTGTTTTATTTAATCCAGAGGGTAACAGTAGAAATGAAACGACAACTGTAGGTGTACTGCGTACTACTTTTACGTTTTAA
- a CDS encoding GUN4 domain-containing protein gives MVKNWALVIGINHYDCLQPLKYAKRDAELMQNLLHNEAGFERVFLFSDDSPSIGGELTRPDRANLLRCLQQLFERPFLQPEDNFWFFFNGHGMSYGEQDYLLAADGNPEDIENTGISLSYLTECLRNSGSDNIVLMLDANHHQHQGHGLGIGQQTQNLARQTGFISILSCTANQSAAEIDALQQGAFTHALLEGLGSQGQCATVKRLHQYLSFRVPELLAHYKYPLQTPVINAEPIAKSQRVVIQKYANLHDIAKNQRNGLPIEVNSHREFVQLEELWLRTNTVTPSVEKHKVKDISRIAQYAGSGENFTSHPVVCASSMQVMSDDKMHSTHTQAHTSTLTISQPAIDDLASERGIDYQRLSELLAAGDWKAADRETFNLMLKVAAREEAGWLDIPAINKFPYTDLCTIDRLWVKYSKGRFGFTVQKQIWDSIGGEADADYQTWCKFGDLIGWRVNDAWLFYSDLNFVDDAPIGHFPAAATVDLLTVRQGWVVGLFGCLVGFSALSSRLA, from the coding sequence ATGGTAAAAAACTGGGCGTTGGTTATTGGTATTAATCATTACGACTGCTTGCAACCCCTCAAATATGCGAAGCGGGATGCAGAGTTAATGCAGAATTTGCTCCACAATGAAGCAGGTTTCGAGCGGGTTTTCTTATTCTCGGATGACTCACCTAGTATTGGTGGTGAACTAACTCGTCCTGATCGCGCTAACTTATTACGATGCTTACAGCAGTTATTTGAGCGTCCCTTCCTTCAGCCAGAAGATAATTTCTGGTTTTTCTTTAACGGTCATGGGATGAGCTATGGTGAGCAAGATTACCTCTTAGCTGCTGATGGGAATCCAGAAGATATAGAAAATACGGGAATTTCCCTGAGTTATTTGACTGAGTGCCTCCGGAATTCTGGCTCAGATAATATTGTTTTGATGTTGGATGCTAATCACCACCAGCATCAAGGACATGGCTTAGGAATTGGGCAACAAACACAAAATTTGGCTCGGCAAACCGGGTTTATCAGTATCTTATCATGTACTGCTAATCAATCTGCTGCTGAAATCGATGCCTTGCAACAAGGTGCTTTTACCCATGCACTCCTAGAAGGTTTAGGAAGCCAGGGACAATGCGCCACTGTAAAACGGTTACACCAATATCTCAGTTTCCGAGTTCCAGAACTGTTAGCGCATTACAAGTATCCTCTGCAAACACCTGTGATCAATGCAGAACCAATTGCTAAGTCACAGCGAGTTGTTATTCAAAAATACGCAAATTTACATGATATTGCTAAAAATCAGAGAAATGGCCTGCCCATAGAAGTAAACTCTCATAGGGAATTTGTACAACTAGAAGAGTTATGGTTACGGACAAATACAGTAACTCCTAGTGTAGAAAAGCATAAAGTTAAAGACATCTCAAGAATTGCTCAATATGCAGGTAGCGGTGAGAACTTTACTTCTCATCCAGTCGTTTGCGCTTCTTCTATGCAAGTGATGTCTGACGACAAGATGCACAGTACCCACACTCAAGCGCATACATCAACGCTAACTATCTCGCAACCAGCAATTGATGACCTGGCTTCTGAACGAGGAATAGATTACCAGCGATTGTCAGAATTATTAGCAGCTGGTGATTGGAAAGCTGCAGATCGGGAAACTTTCAACCTCATGCTGAAAGTAGCGGCGCGAGAAGAAGCCGGTTGGTTAGATATTCCAGCAATCAATAAATTCCCCTATACCGACCTTTGCACAATTGACCGACTGTGGGTCAAATATAGCAAAGGTCGTTTTGGTTTTACTGTGCAAAAGCAGATTTGGGACAGTATTGGTGGTGAAGCTGATGCTGATTATCAAACATGGTGCAAATTTGGCGATCTCATCGGTTGGCGTGTCAATGATGCTTGGCTATTCTACTCTGACCTAAATTTTGTGGATGATGCACCAATAGGACATTTTCCAGCTGCGGCGACTGTTGATCTACTCACTGTCCGCCAAGGTTGGGTAGTGGGTTTATTTGGTTGTTTGGTAGGGTTTTCGGCTCTTTCTTCACGATTAGCATAG